The following are encoded together in the Pseudidiomarina andamanensis genome:
- a CDS encoding DUF4377 domain-containing protein yields MKIKTIFSILMTATLMGCGGSSDSDEGTEFNVSVESAPVYYGLGIQFTPALAATATSDSGREMFADSIVGFEHQFGTSYELRVIEKDVDTGNVADGSATSIELVEVISSQPDAIGTSYVYNEVTLEGNPFTANEQTAGVYAFYQYDFLCAENVDCDGLVAIADSGGLVSVEFEYTGSEVPITLVWWN; encoded by the coding sequence ATGAAAATTAAAACTATTTTTTCCATTCTAATGACGGCAACTTTGATGGGTTGTGGCGGTTCGAGTGACTCTGACGAAGGGACTGAGTTTAATGTCTCCGTTGAGTCGGCGCCGGTCTATTATGGATTGGGCATTCAATTCACACCGGCTTTGGCCGCAACCGCGACATCTGACAGTGGTCGTGAAATGTTTGCTGATAGTATTGTTGGTTTCGAGCATCAATTCGGCACATCGTATGAATTACGCGTTATTGAAAAAGATGTCGATACGGGTAATGTCGCTGATGGCAGTGCGACATCTATCGAGCTCGTCGAAGTGATTAGTTCACAACCCGACGCAATTGGCACAAGCTACGTGTACAACGAAGTAACGCTAGAAGGTAATCCATTCACCGCCAACGAGCAAACGGCAGGCGTATATGCATTTTACCAGTATGACTTTCTGTGTGCTGAAAACGTCGACTGCGATGGCCTTGTCGCAATAGCTGACAGTGGTGGTTTAGTCAGTGTTGAGTTTGAATATACTGGTAGTGAAGTTCCCATCACGCTGGTGTGGTGGAACTAA
- the gpmI gene encoding 2,3-bisphosphoglycerate-independent phosphoglycerate mutase yields MAKPHTPLALLILDGWGHREAAEDNAIAAANTPTMDKLWATRPHTLIDGSGMAVGLPDGQMGNSEVGHVNLGAGRVVYQDFTRISRAIADGDFFTNSALTEGVDAAVSAGKAVHIMGLLSPGGVHSHEDHLLAMVELAAQRGAKHIYVHGFLDGRDTPPRSAAATIERFEKQFMQLGVGRFATLCGRYFAMDRDKRWDRVEQAWKALVRAQTPYQADSASIALANAYERDESDEFVKPTLIGDAAPIQDGDSVFFMNFRADRARELSHAFLDKKFNGFERGHVPQLSAFVMLTEYAADLKGPIAYPPESLTNVLGEWLAKNDYSQLRISETEKYAHVTFFFSGGREEEFDGEKRVLIPSPNVATYDLQPEMSSEQLTDALVEAIRQREFDVIICNYPNGDMVGHTGNFDAAVKAVEAVDRSIARVIEALQEVGGECLITADHGNAEQMQDHTTGQSHTAHTSELVPFIYVGRDATAREGGTLSDVAPTMLHLLGLEQPAEMTGTPIVTLTS; encoded by the coding sequence ATGGCCAAGCCACATACACCGTTAGCCCTATTGATTTTAGATGGTTGGGGTCATCGTGAAGCCGCTGAAGATAACGCCATTGCCGCAGCCAATACGCCAACCATGGATAAACTTTGGGCCACTCGACCACATACGTTAATTGATGGTTCAGGCATGGCGGTTGGATTACCTGACGGTCAAATGGGCAACTCAGAGGTAGGTCACGTCAATTTAGGTGCTGGCCGAGTGGTTTATCAAGATTTTACGCGTATTAGTAGAGCGATTGCTGATGGCGATTTCTTCACAAATTCGGCGTTAACTGAAGGCGTTGATGCGGCTGTATCGGCAGGCAAAGCCGTTCACATCATGGGCTTGTTGTCGCCAGGTGGTGTGCACAGCCATGAAGATCATTTATTAGCGATGGTTGAACTTGCTGCTCAACGTGGTGCGAAGCATATCTATGTCCATGGCTTTCTTGACGGCCGCGATACGCCACCGCGTTCGGCCGCAGCAACGATTGAGCGTTTCGAAAAACAGTTCATGCAACTCGGCGTTGGCCGCTTTGCCACGCTTTGTGGTCGTTACTTTGCCATGGACCGCGATAAGCGTTGGGACCGTGTTGAGCAAGCCTGGAAAGCTTTGGTGCGGGCACAAACGCCATACCAAGCTGATAGCGCCAGTATCGCATTAGCAAACGCTTACGAACGTGACGAAAGCGACGAATTCGTGAAACCAACATTGATTGGTGACGCTGCACCAATACAAGATGGCGATAGCGTGTTCTTTATGAACTTCCGTGCCGACAGAGCGCGTGAACTGAGCCATGCATTTTTAGATAAAAAGTTTAACGGTTTCGAACGTGGTCACGTGCCGCAATTATCAGCCTTTGTCATGCTCACCGAATATGCGGCTGACTTAAAAGGCCCGATTGCGTATCCGCCAGAAAGTCTCACCAACGTGCTTGGTGAATGGCTCGCCAAGAATGACTATAGTCAACTCCGCATTTCTGAAACCGAGAAGTATGCCCACGTGACGTTCTTCTTCAGTGGCGGTCGTGAAGAAGAATTTGATGGTGAGAAACGCGTTTTGATTCCATCGCCAAATGTCGCGACCTACGATTTACAGCCAGAAATGAGTTCAGAGCAATTAACCGACGCTCTTGTTGAAGCGATTCGTCAGCGCGAGTTTGACGTGATTATTTGTAACTACCCGAATGGCGATATGGTTGGCCACACCGGTAATTTTGACGCCGCAGTGAAAGCCGTTGAGGCCGTTGATCGCTCCATTGCTCGTGTTATTGAAGCTTTGCAAGAGGTTGGCGGCGAATGTCTGATTACTGCAGACCATGGTAACGCCGAACAAATGCAAGATCACACTACCGGTCAGTCTCACACGGCTCATACGAGCGAACTTGTACCATTTATTTACGTCGGGCGTGACGCTACGGCACGCGAAGGCGGTACTTTGTCTGATGTTGCACCAACCATGTTGCACTTGCTCGGTCTTGAGCAGCCGGCCGAAATGACTGGCACGCCAATTGTGACGTTGACGTCGTGA
- a CDS encoding divergent polysaccharide deacetylase family protein, protein MTTLVKIVIIAAVLLLAPATTAAEQVLPRIAIVIDDLGNSRFQQQFAQLPGPLTLAMLPHTPYAEQIAQTAQQNGKEVIIHMPMQASANADAGAGMLSSEDDKAETILLMEQAFIQIPQAVGMNNHMGSRLTALIEPMQWVMEQLALRNFYFLDSRTTAATQAENVAREFGIPVARRHVFLDNNPEPAEIALRWKDLIRHAHKHGEAIAIAHPHRSTLEFLKEVLPDIERHYGVKLVVASSLAQRPDTETIQLTEHKAIPKEFINRKDVYPNEN, encoded by the coding sequence ATGACGACGTTAGTTAAAATTGTGATCATCGCAGCAGTTTTGTTACTCGCTCCCGCTACCACAGCGGCTGAGCAGGTGTTGCCACGTATCGCGATTGTGATTGATGATCTTGGGAATAGCCGATTCCAGCAGCAGTTTGCCCAACTTCCAGGCCCGCTAACGCTCGCCATGTTGCCACACACACCTTATGCCGAACAAATCGCGCAAACCGCGCAACAAAACGGTAAAGAAGTGATTATTCACATGCCCATGCAGGCATCGGCGAATGCCGACGCTGGTGCTGGTATGTTGTCATCCGAAGATGATAAAGCCGAAACCATTCTGCTGATGGAGCAAGCCTTTATTCAGATACCGCAAGCGGTTGGCATGAATAATCATATGGGGAGCCGTCTAACGGCTTTGATTGAGCCAATGCAATGGGTGATGGAACAACTTGCCCTGCGTAATTTCTACTTTCTCGACAGCCGCACAACCGCGGCTACGCAAGCCGAAAATGTCGCCCGCGAGTTCGGTATTCCAGTTGCACGACGTCACGTTTTTCTAGACAACAATCCAGAACCTGCCGAAATTGCGTTGCGCTGGAAAGATCTGATTCGTCATGCACACAAACACGGCGAAGCGATTGCTATTGCGCATCCGCACCGTTCCACACTTGAGTTTCTAAAAGAAGTTCTGCCCGATATTGAACGCCACTATGGCGTCAAACTTGTTGTCGCCTCATCCTTAGCTCAACGCCCCGATACGGAAACGATTCAACTCACCGAACACAAAGCGATTCCAAAGGAATTTATAAACAGAAAGGACGTCTACCCAAATGAAAATTAA
- a CDS encoding murein hydrolase activator EnvC family protein, with translation MRALAALMILLLSPVSWGQQPSAQEQAATEAQLAQIAEELRKREAAIGQRAERLSITERELRQLEQQMATVASELNATQQRLADIRGRINDLQQQEQELTAQLNDQRKLLEKQLDMAYRMGEHDYLKLILKQQEPAKFERLLGYYGYLNRARLQELDDIRVTQEQLTQVQADVADQQQQLAQREQQQRQQQGVLKAQQADQQQLVKRLQREQSADQKRIQELRDNQEALEQVLAAIRAAQRDEPRLAGLTERKGKMSWPADGKVERLFGRQRSGGVTWKGVVIKADAGDSVKAIADGRVLFANWLRGYGLVIVLDHGDGYMSLYGHNQTILPAEGDVVRANETIALVGQSGGVEDPAVYFEIRVKGDAVNPVNWCR, from the coding sequence ATGCGCGCACTTGCTGCACTCATGATTCTGCTGTTGTCGCCAGTGAGCTGGGGGCAACAGCCAAGTGCACAAGAACAGGCGGCAACTGAAGCCCAGTTAGCACAAATTGCCGAAGAGCTGAGAAAACGCGAAGCCGCCATTGGACAACGCGCAGAACGCTTAAGCATTACTGAGCGCGAACTGCGCCAGTTAGAACAACAAATGGCAACGGTCGCGAGCGAGCTCAACGCAACCCAACAACGTCTCGCCGATATTCGCGGTCGTATCAACGATCTTCAGCAACAAGAACAAGAGCTCACCGCACAGCTCAATGATCAGCGAAAGTTGCTCGAAAAGCAGCTCGACATGGCTTATCGCATGGGTGAGCACGATTACTTAAAGCTCATTCTAAAACAGCAAGAACCAGCCAAATTCGAACGTTTGCTTGGCTATTACGGCTATTTGAATCGGGCTCGATTGCAAGAGCTAGATGATATTCGCGTCACGCAAGAGCAGCTGACACAGGTGCAGGCCGACGTTGCCGATCAACAACAGCAACTGGCGCAACGCGAACAGCAACAACGCCAGCAACAAGGTGTTTTAAAAGCGCAACAAGCCGATCAGCAGCAATTGGTTAAGCGACTGCAACGTGAACAATCGGCAGACCAAAAACGTATTCAAGAATTACGCGACAACCAGGAAGCTTTGGAACAAGTACTTGCCGCAATTCGAGCAGCACAACGCGATGAGCCTCGCCTCGCCGGTTTGACCGAGCGCAAAGGCAAAATGAGTTGGCCAGCCGATGGTAAAGTTGAGCGTTTGTTTGGCCGTCAGCGCAGCGGTGGCGTCACCTGGAAAGGTGTGGTGATCAAAGCTGATGCAGGCGACTCCGTCAAAGCAATTGCCGACGGTCGCGTGCTTTTTGCCAACTGGTTACGCGGCTACGGTTTAGTGATTGTGCTTGACCACGGTGACGGTTATATGAGTCTATATGGGCATAACCAGACGATTTTGCCAGCCGAAGGTGACGTTGTGAGAGCCAACGAAACAATTGCGTTAGTTGGTCAGAGTGGTGGTGTTGAAGATCCTGCGGTATATTTTGAAATTCGCGTCAAAGGTGACGCGGTCAACCCTGTCAATTGGTGTCGCTAA
- the rpoH gene encoding RNA polymerase sigma factor RpoH translates to MSSEITSMALAVPQSSGSLEAYISTVNRIPMLSAEEERELATRLQEQDDLEAARQLIMSHLRFVVHVARSYSGYGLPQADLIQEGNIGLMKAVRRFDPAVGVRLVSFAVHWIKAEIHEYVLKNWRMVKIATTKAQRKLFFNLRKMKKRLGWFTNEEVNTVAETLGVSTNEVLEMEARMSAYDQAFELSSDDDDAKDNSTYSPAQYLEDKRSDLAEEVENEQWENHTQRRLLSAINTLDERSQDIVRARWLDEENKTTLQELADKYQVSAERVRQLEANAMKKLRMAMS, encoded by the coding sequence ATGAGCTCTGAAATTACTAGTATGGCATTAGCTGTTCCACAGTCGAGTGGCAGCTTAGAGGCGTACATTTCGACAGTGAACCGCATTCCTATGTTATCGGCAGAGGAAGAGCGCGAGCTGGCGACACGCTTGCAGGAACAGGACGACTTAGAAGCTGCTCGTCAGCTGATCATGTCGCACCTGCGCTTTGTCGTACATGTTGCCCGCAGCTACTCAGGCTATGGTCTGCCTCAAGCGGACTTAATTCAAGAAGGTAACATTGGTCTCATGAAAGCGGTACGTCGTTTCGACCCTGCGGTTGGCGTGCGCTTAGTATCGTTTGCGGTACATTGGATCAAAGCTGAAATTCATGAATATGTGCTGAAAAACTGGCGCATGGTCAAAATTGCAACCACCAAAGCGCAACGTAAATTGTTCTTCAACTTGCGTAAAATGAAGAAGCGTTTAGGTTGGTTCACCAACGAAGAAGTGAATACCGTTGCCGAGACGTTGGGTGTAAGCACCAACGAAGTATTGGAAATGGAAGCGCGCATGAGCGCGTATGATCAAGCATTCGAATTGAGCTCGGACGATGATGATGCGAAAGATAATAGCACCTATTCGCCAGCACAATATCTTGAGGACAAACGCTCAGACTTAGCTGAAGAAGTGGAAAATGAGCAGTGGGAAAACCACACGCAACGCCGCTTATTGTCAGCCATCAATACACTCGATGAGCGCAGCCAAGATATCGTACGTGCACGTTGGTTAGACGAAGAAAATAAAACCACGCTACAAGAACTCGCTGATAAATATCAGGTTTCTGCTGAGCGGGTACGTCAGCTCGAAGCGAATGCCATGAAGAAACTACGCATGGCAATGTCTTAA
- the ftsX gene encoding permease-like cell division protein FtsX — MSLLFRSRQQGAQQVNISGFRRFVMFWVHNLQQAVASLGELARYPMASLMTMAVLGLSLTLPATLYVVVKNTEAIGADWQHASEITLFLRKDLSQQEVSTFHKRLSLSNDIESVRWIDKNEALQEFRESSGFGEALNALTNNPLPDVLLVLPVANKRGTVQAQQLAQQLRNEREVEQVRLDLDWLQRLEALLNLVRDGLLALAALLCIAVVLIVGNTIRLNINSKRDEIMVMKLVGATDGYIQRPFLYTGVWYGFVGGLIAWLATAVMILWISGAVADISELYESQFALVGLTFNEMLVLWLLAIGLGLLGSYIAVRKHVRTIEPQ; from the coding sequence ATGAGTTTACTGTTTCGTTCTCGCCAGCAAGGCGCACAACAAGTCAATATTTCGGGCTTTCGTCGTTTTGTCATGTTTTGGGTGCACAATCTGCAGCAAGCCGTGGCCAGTTTAGGTGAATTAGCGCGTTACCCTATGGCCAGCCTGATGACAATGGCGGTGTTGGGTCTGAGTCTGACGCTACCAGCAACGCTTTATGTGGTGGTTAAAAATACCGAAGCCATTGGTGCTGATTGGCAACATGCTTCGGAAATTACGTTGTTTTTGCGCAAAGATTTAAGCCAACAAGAAGTGTCAACGTTTCATAAGCGTTTGAGCTTATCGAACGATATTGAGAGCGTTCGTTGGATAGACAAAAATGAAGCGTTACAAGAGTTTCGAGAAAGCTCAGGTTTCGGTGAAGCGCTTAATGCGTTAACCAATAACCCGTTGCCGGATGTGTTGTTAGTGCTACCGGTCGCCAACAAGCGCGGCACCGTTCAGGCACAACAACTGGCTCAGCAACTGCGTAATGAACGTGAGGTTGAGCAAGTACGACTTGATTTAGATTGGCTGCAGCGCCTCGAGGCCTTATTGAACTTAGTGCGCGATGGTTTGTTAGCACTAGCAGCGTTACTGTGTATTGCGGTGGTGCTGATTGTAGGTAACACCATTCGCCTGAATATTAATAGCAAGCGCGATGAAATTATGGTGATGAAGCTGGTTGGTGCAACCGACGGTTATATCCAACGTCCATTTTTGTATACCGGTGTTTGGTACGGTTTTGTTGGTGGATTGATCGCGTGGCTTGCAACGGCCGTAATGATTTTATGGATTTCTGGCGCCGTTGCTGACATTAGTGAATTGTATGAAAGCCAGTTTGCCTTAGTTGGGCTAACGTTTAATGAAATGTTGGTGTTATGGCTACTGGCAATCGGCTTAGGATTACTTGGTTCCTATATTGCGGTAAGAAAACACGTTCGTACCATTGAACCGCAATAA